CGGACGCGTGGTCGACATCGTCGGCACGGGCGGCGACATGGCCAAGACGGTGAACATCTCGAGCATGGCCGCGGTCGTGACGGCGGGCGCCGGCATCGGCGTCGTCAAGCACGGCAACCGCGCGGCGTCGAGCGCCAGCGGCACCGCGGACGTCTTCGAGGTGCTCGGCGTCAGGCTGGACGTGCCGGCGAGCCGCATCGTGGAGGTGCTGGAGCGCACCGGCATCACGTTCTGCTTCGCGCCGGTGTTTCACCCGTCCTTCCGGCACACCGCACCGGTACGTCGTGAGCTCGGCGTGCCCACGACGTTCAACTTCCTCGGCCCGCTGGTCAACCCGGCACAGCCGGCGGCCTCGGCGATCGGCTGCGCGGACGTCCGCATGGCGCCGTTGATGGCCGGGATCTTTGCCGAGCGCGGTGCGGACGCGTTCGTCTTCCGCGGCGACGACGGACTCGACGAGATCACGACGACCACGACCACGCGGGTGTGGGAGGTCTTCGGCGGGACCGTCACCGAGGGGCTGCTCGACCCGCGTGAGCTGGGGATGAGCCTGTCGTCGGCCGACGCGCTGCGCGGTGGCGAGCCGGTCTACAACGCCGACGTGTTCCGTCGGGTGGTCGGCGGGGAGGTGTCGCCGGTCCGTGACGCGGTGCTGCTCAACGCCGGCGCAGCCATCGCTGCGCACACGGGAACGGCCGGCGCGCTGGTCGACCGGATCGCGGCGGGCATCGCGCGGGCGCGGGAGTCGATCGACTCCGGCGCGGCCGCGCGGACGCTCGAGCAGTGGTCGGTCGTCACCCAGGAGCTCGCGCCCCCTCGCTGACCGCGCGGGAGGCGCGCGTCAGCGGACGGGAGGCGCGCGTCAGCGGACGGGGTCACAGACCGATGCTGAAGGCGTCCTCGAGGTCGTGCTGGCTGTACGCGCGGTACGCGATCTGCGTCTGGGTCGAGACCACGCCGTCGACCTTGTTGAGCCGGTCGGCCACGACCGCGGCGACGTCGTCGATCTGGCGGACGCGGACCATCGCGACGAGGTCGAGCTCGCCGGTGACGGAGTAGACCTCGCTGACGCCGTCGATGTCGGCGATCTGCTCGGCGATGTCGCTGAGCCGCGAGACCTCGGCCTGGATGAAGACGATGGCGGTGATCATGGGCTCAGCGTATGCCCCGCCGGTCGGCGTCGTCGCCCACGTCAGCCGGGCTGCTGGAGCTGCTGCCACGACGCATTGGCCTCCTCGAACGGTGTCAGGTGGCGCGCTGCGCTCTCGCGTGGCGCCTGCCAGGCCCCCCGGACCATGCGCAGGCCCGGCGAGTCGAGCCAGCGCCGCACGGTCTCGGTCTCCTCGACCGTGGCGACCGGGGCGGGGCCGAAGCCCGCGACGACGGTCTCGGCAGTGGCCAGCAGCGCGTCGGTCCACCCGACCGGGCGGACGCCGCGGGGGAGGATGCCGGCGCCGGCCAGTCGTCCGTGCCGGATGACGTGCACCTCCCATCCCTGCGGGTGCGGCCCGGCCGCCACGATCTCGGGGATCGAGGTGAGCTCGCGCAGCTGTTGGGTGCGCACGACGGCGCGCAGGAACGCGGCCAGCCGGTCGCGCCAGACCGCGGCGTCCTCGAACCGCTCCGTGCGGGCGAGGTCGAGCATCCGGGTGCGGACGGCCGAGACGAGGTCCTCGGGGTCGCCGGTCATCGCGAGACGGACGCGCTGGACCTCCGCGGCGTACTCGTCCGGATCGGCCGAGCCGTCGCAGGGGGAGAGGCAGTGACCCATCTCGGCGAGCGCGCACGGGGAGGTGCGGGACCTCACCGCGAGTCGGGGCGTGCACTGCCGGATGCGGAACGAGTCGTGCAGCGCGGTCAGCGCGCTGTCGGCGGCGGCGCGGCTGCGGAACGGGCCGATGTAGTCGGCGTCGTCGTCGAGGACGGCCCGGACGATCGAGAGCCGGGGCCAGGGCTCACGGGTCAGCTTGAGCCAGCTGAGCCGGTCGGGGAACTTCGAGCGCCGGTTGTAGGGCGGGCGGTGCTTGCCGATGAGCCGCAGCTCACGGACCTGCGCCTCCAGGGCGGTCGCGCACACGATGCCCTCGATCCGCTGGGCGAGCATGACCATCTCGCCCATCCGGGTGCGGGTCTCGGCCTTGGTGAAGTAGGAGCGGGTGCGGGTGCGCAGGTTGCGGGACGTGCCGACGTAGAGGATGTCGTCGTTGGCGTCGCGGAACAGGTAGACGCCCGGCGCCTCGGGCATGTGGTCGGCGAGGTGGCGCTTGCGGCGCTGCTCGGGCTTGACCTTCGAGGTGTAGGTCGACACCTCCTCCAGGGTCGTGACGCCCAGCGGGCCGAGGCGCTCGAACAGCGCGTGCATGACGTCGACCGTCGCGCGGGCGTCGGACAGGGCGCGGTGGTTGGGGGTCGTCGACGCCGAGAACGCCGCCGCCAGCGTCGACAGCTTGCAGTTGGGCACCTCCTCGCGGCTGAGGACGCGTCGGGCCAGCGTCGCGGTGTCGAGCGTCTCGAAGCCGGGCCAGGGGATCGCGAGGCTTGCGCTGAAGTGCTTGAGGAAGCCGACGTCGAAGGGAGCGTTGTGCGCGACCAGCACCGTGCCGCGGGCGAACTCGAGGAAGCTGGGCAGCACCTCGGCGATGCGCGGCGCGTCGATCACCATCTGGTTGGTGATGCCGGTGAGCACGGTGATGTAGGCCGGGATGACCTCGTCGGGGTTGACCAGGCTCTGGAACTCCCCGAGCACCTCGCCGCCGCGCACCTTGACGGCGCCCACCTCGGTGATCTTGGACCCCTTGGCGGCCGAGCCGCCCGTCGTCTCGAGGTCGACGACACAGAAGGTGACATCTGCCAGATGGCGGCCCAGCTCGTCGAACGTTCCCTGCACTGCTTCCACGTCGCACAGGCTAGGTGGGGCCACCGACAAAGTGGCGCAGGCGCTGCCGTCTGCGGCGTTTCTGTCAGCGGCTGCTCCTACCGTCGTCGATGTGCCCCACACCAGGGGCCCGCCACTCGCTCAGGAGGTACCGGAATGCACGAGTCACACCCCGCCGACTCGGTGGTCGTCGACTGCGACCGCTGTCTCGTCCGCAGCCCCAGTGCCTGCGGCGACTGCGTGGTCACCTTCCTGCTCGGCGCGCCACCGGCCGGCATCGAGATCGACGCCGAGGAGATGTCGGCGCTCGCCGTCCTGTCGGACGCCGGGCTCACCCCGCCCCTGCGGCTGGTGACCCCGTTGGCGGGTCCGGAGACCCAGGCAGTGTGACCCGGGCCGACATGCCCCGAGTGAGTTGAATTGGCCCATGGGTGCACCTAGAGTGAACAGCTGTGCGTCCGGTGAACGCCGTCCCTCCAGGACGGTGTCGGGCGCGCCGTCGAGTCGTCGCAGCCATGGGGAAGATGTCTGAGGCGAACCGGGGAACCACGTAGGTGGGGTGAATCGGTCCGTGCGTGCACGGATCCGTAGGGCAATCCGCGGCCCGAACCCGTCAGCTCACCCGGTAGACGTCGAGGATGTAGGAGTTCTGCGTGCGCATGCACCCCCCTGTCGACCAGCGTCGTTCGTCACGCCGCCGCGGCATCGCCGTCGTGGCCGCCCTGACCGTCTCGGGGGCGCTGTTCGCGTTCCCGTCGGCCCAGGCCGATCCGGCGGTGACCCCCAAGGACGTCGAGAAGGCCTTCCACGAGGTCGAGGTCGTCAACGAGCAGGTCAATGCCCTCGGTGAGCAGACCAAGAAGACCCAGGCCGAGATCGACGACCTGACCGCAGACATCCGGCGCCAGGTCAGGACGTACGAGCGCCAGAAGCAGGCGCTGGGTGACGCGATCGTCCAGCAGCAGATCGACGCCCCGCTGGGCCCGACCGCGAGCCTGCTCGGCAGCGACAACCCCGACCAGTTCCTCGAGGGCCTCGGCGCCGTCCAGGCGCTCAACAGCACGCGGGCCGACGAGCTCGCGACGTTCGGTCGCACGAGCAAGCAGCTCAAGAACCGTCGTGCCCAGCTGCAGGACCGTCGCCAGACGCTGGAGGCGGCCCAGAAGGACGCTGCCGCCAAGCGCGCCACGATCCGCAAGAAGTACCAGGCCGCCAAGGCCGAGCTCGACCGCCTCTCGGCGGCCCAGAAGAAGACGGTCAACAAGAGCAACACGGACGTTGACGTCAAGATCAAGGCCTCCGGCAAGGGCAAGCAGGCGCTGGCCTTCGCGATGGCCCAGATCGGCGAGCCGTACGTCTACGGCGGCACGGGTCCCAGCAGCTGGGACTGCTCGGGCCTGGTCATGAAGTCGTGGGCTGCCGCCGGGGTCTCGATCCCGCGGGTGGTCGGACCGCAGATCGCGTCCGGCCAGGCCGTGCCGATGGACCAGCTCCAGCCCGGTGACATCGTCGCCTACGGCGACATGTCCCACGACGGTCTCTACCTCGGTGGCGGTCGCGTGGTGCACGCACCGCGTCCGGGCAAGACGGTCGAGATCACGTCGCTGAGCGGGTTCACCCGCGCCGCCCGGGTCGGCTGACACCCGCTTGGCCGAGCGCAGCCTGCGGCCGTCGCCCAACGTGGCGGCCGTGCTGGTGCTGGCGCTTCTGGTCGGGGCGCTGCTGGTCTGGCAGCGCCCGTGGAACGATGCGGACGAGGGTCCGACGACCGCCGCGATCCCGTCCGACGCCCCGTCGCGGCTGACCGCTGCGCTGCGCGACCTGTCCTCGGCCTCCTCCGAGGACGAGTTCGTCGCGGCCTCCGGTGACCTGCCGGACGGCCGGGCGTTCGGGCGGCGCACGTGGGCCTCCCTGCGGGCCCTCGGCGCCCGTGACGTGTCGCTGCGCTACATCAGCGGCGGCGACGTGGCCGACCGGGCCGACGGTTCCGCCCGCATGGTCGCGGAGGTCTCGTGGCGCTCGGCCCGGACGTCGGGACTGGGCGCGGGCACCGTCCATCGGGCGTCCGTGGCGTTCCGGGTGCGCGCCCAGGACGACGGGAGCCTCTCGATCGTCGGGGCGGAGCGGCGCACCACGGCGCTGCCCATCTGGCTGGCCGGGAAGGTCGCGGTGGAGCGTACGCGCGGCAGCATCGTCCTGACGGTCGACGGGGGACAGGATCGTCTGCCCGTGGAGACGATGGCCGCGAGAGCACGGTCGGCGGTGGAGCGGACCGTCCCCGACGTGCGAGGTGACGTCGTCATCGTCTCGCCCCGCACGCAGGAGCAGATGGCGTCGGTCGTGGGGCAGGACGTCTCCGACGTGCGGCAGATCGCCGCCGTCACCACGAGCCTGGACCGCGGGACGGGGTCATCCGGCAGTCCGGTGATCGTGCTGAACCCGGCCGTGTTCGCGACGATGGACCGGCGTGCGGCCCAGGTCGTGCTGAGCCACGAGGCGACCCACCAGCTGACCGGTGCCGTCGGCACCGCGGCAGAGAGCTGGGTCGTCGAGGGCTTCGCCGACTACGCCGCCCTGCGCGGCGACACCGCTCCGCTGGCGGTCAGCGCCGGCCAGATCCTGGCCCAGGTCAGGGCCGGCGCGACGCCGAGGACGCTGCCGACCCCGGCCGACTTCGACGGGAGCGGCCATGGGCTGGGCGCGGTCTACGAGTCGGCGTGGATGGTGTTCCGGCTGCTCGACGAGGACCACGGACGCGCCGCCGTGGTCCGGTTCTACGAGTCGGTCCTCGACGGCACGCCGCTGGCCACCGCGCTGCGGGGCTCCTTCGGGCTGGACGAGAAGGAGCTCACCGCGCGGTGGCGGGACTACCTGACGAAGAGTGCCTCGACCGTGTCGTGAAAGTCGCGCAGGACGACGCTGCGCTTGACCTTGAACGACGGCGTCAGGTAGCCGTTGTCCTCGGTCCAGTCCTCGGGCAGGATCTGGAACTTGCGGATCGACTCGGCCTTCGAGACCTGCGTGTTGGCGTCGTCGATGGCCTTCTGCACCTCGCCGAGCAACTCCGGGTCGTCCAGCTTCCCGGTCCACGTCTCGGTGTCGATCGTGATGAGCGCAGCGACGAACGGCTTGCCGTCGCCGACCACCAGGCACTGGCTCACGAGCGCGTGCGCACGCACGCGGTCCTCGAGCGCGGCCGGGGCGACGTTCTTGCCGCCGGCGGTGACGATGATCTCCTTCTTGCGGCCGGTGATGCGGATGTAGCCGTCCTCGTCGATCTCGCCGAGGTCACCGGTCGCGAACCAGCCGTCGGCGTCGAGCGCCTCCGCCGTGGCCTCCTCGTTGTGCCAGTACTTCCGGAACACCTGCGGCCCGCGGAAGCTGAGCTCGCCGTCGGTCTCGACCCGGACCTCGGTGCCCTCGAACGGCTTGCCGACCGTGCCGAGTCGCAGGTCGGTGGGACGGTTGGCGCACAGGGCGCCGGTCGTCTCGGTCAGGCCGTAGCCCTCGATGATCGTGACGCCGATGCCGCGATAGAAGTGGGCCAGGCGCTCCCCGAGGGGCGCACCGCCGGAGATCGCGAACTCCGTACGCCCACCGAGCGCAGCGCGCAGCTTGCCGTAGACGAGGCGGTCGAAGAGCGCGTGGCGGGCGCGCAGCGCGATGCCGGGCTTGCCGGAGTCGAGGGCGCGGCTGTAGCTGATCGCGGTCTGCGCGGCACGGTCGAAGATCTTGCCCTTGCCGTCGGCGTACGCCTTGCCGCTGGCGGTGTTGAAGACCTTCTCGAACACGCGCGGGACGCCGAGCACGAACGTGGGCTGGAACGTGCCGAGGTGCGTCACCAGGTCCTTGACGTCCGCGGTGTGGCCCAGCTTGGCGCCGACGCGGATCGCACCGACCTGGATGATGCGGGCGAACACGTGCGCGAGCGGCAGGAACAGCAGCGTCGAGCTGCCGGGCACGAAGACCTCAGGCAGCTCGGTGAGGCAGGCGTTGAGCTCGTAGCGGAAGTTGCCGTGGGTCAGCTCGCAGCCCTTGGGGCGGCCGGTCGTGCCCGAGGTGTAGATCAAGGTCGCGAGGCTGTCGCTGGTCAGGGTCGCGCGGCGCTCCTCGAGCGCTTGGTCGGTGACGTCGGCGCCGAGCGCACGGATCTCGTCGAGTCCGCTGCCGTCGATCGTCCAGACCTGCTCCAGGTCGGGGGCGTCCTCGCTCGCCTCCTTGACGCGCGCGGCGTGGGCCTGGCTCTCGACGACTGCGGCGACGGCGCCGGAGTCGGACAGGATCCATGCGACCTGGCTGGTGGAGGAGGTCTCGTAGATCGGCACGGTCACCGCGCCGGCCCACCAGATGGCGTAGTCGGTGACGGTCCACTCGTACCGGGTCTTCGACAGCAGCGCCACGCGGTCGCCGGGGGAGACGCCGGCACCGATCAGGCCCTTGGCCACCGTCACCACGTCGCGGTGGAACTCTGCGAGGGTGATGTCGGTCCAGGTCTCGCCGTCCATGCGGGCGAGCGCGACGTCGTCGGCGTGCTGCGGAAGGCGGTCGAGGATGTCATCGGTGAGGTTGCCCAGATCGGGCATTCGAGGCTGCGTCACGTACGGCAGGCTACTCTCACGACCTTGGCCGAACCCAACGGGCCGCAGCCTGCGGGCCACGGCTCCCGACGCGGGTGCCTGCCGCACGAAGCACTAGCATGGACGCACACGACCAGCGGGACGAGGAGGGGCTGATGGCGCGGACCACGAGTGACATCGTCATCGACGCCACACCCGACAGCATCATGGGTGTCATCGCCGACTTCGGGTCGTACCCCGTGTGGGCGACCGGCGTGAAGACCGCCGACGTCGTGGTCGAGGGTGAGCCCGGTCGGCCCAAGCAGGTGCACTTCGTGCTGGACGCCACGCCGATCCGCGACGAGTACGACCTGGGCTACGTCTGGGACGGCGATCGTGCCGTGTCGTGGAGCCTCGTGGAGCCCGGCAAGATGCTGACCTCGATGGACGGCGCGTACCTCCTCGACCCGGTCGGCGACGCGCAGACGCGGGTGACCTACCAGCTGGCGGTGGACGTGTCCGTCCCGCTGCTGGGCATGCTCAAGCGCAAGGCCGAGAAGGTCATCATCGACACCGCCCTCAAGGGGTTGAAGAAACAGGTCGAGACGCAGTGACCGGACCAGGCCCAGCCGTGGACCTCGACTCGGAGGACACCGAGCCGGTCGGCTCGATCGCCCAGGAGGCGTTCAAGCTCTTCCGCGCCGTGACGGGTGCCTCCGACGAGACCGGCACGTCAGAACCCACCGGGCACGACCACACCGGGCACGACCACACCGGCTCCTTGCCGTGGTGCCCGGTCTGCCACGTCGTCGGACTCGCGCG
Above is a genomic segment from Aeromicrobium chenweiae containing:
- a CDS encoding AMP-dependent synthetase/ligase, whose protein sequence is MTQPRMPDLGNLTDDILDRLPQHADDVALARMDGETWTDITLAEFHRDVVTVAKGLIGAGVSPGDRVALLSKTRYEWTVTDYAIWWAGAVTVPIYETSSTSQVAWILSDSGAVAAVVESQAHAARVKEASEDAPDLEQVWTIDGSGLDEIRALGADVTDQALEERRATLTSDSLATLIYTSGTTGRPKGCELTHGNFRYELNACLTELPEVFVPGSSTLLFLPLAHVFARIIQVGAIRVGAKLGHTADVKDLVTHLGTFQPTFVLGVPRVFEKVFNTASGKAYADGKGKIFDRAAQTAISYSRALDSGKPGIALRARHALFDRLVYGKLRAALGGRTEFAISGGAPLGERLAHFYRGIGVTIIEGYGLTETTGALCANRPTDLRLGTVGKPFEGTEVRVETDGELSFRGPQVFRKYWHNEEATAEALDADGWFATGDLGEIDEDGYIRITGRKKEIIVTAGGKNVAPAALEDRVRAHALVSQCLVVGDGKPFVAALITIDTETWTGKLDDPELLGEVQKAIDDANTQVSKAESIRKFQILPEDWTEDNGYLTPSFKVKRSVVLRDFHDTVEALFVR
- a CDS encoding DEDD exonuclease domain-containing protein encodes the protein MEAVQGTFDELGRHLADVTFCVVDLETTGGSAAKGSKITEVGAVKVRGGEVLGEFQSLVNPDEVIPAYITVLTGITNQMVIDAPRIAEVLPSFLEFARGTVLVAHNAPFDVGFLKHFSASLAIPWPGFETLDTATLARRVLSREEVPNCKLSTLAAAFSASTTPNHRALSDARATVDVMHALFERLGPLGVTTLEEVSTYTSKVKPEQRRKRHLADHMPEAPGVYLFRDANDDILYVGTSRNLRTRTRSYFTKAETRTRMGEMVMLAQRIEGIVCATALEAQVRELRLIGKHRPPYNRRSKFPDRLSWLKLTREPWPRLSIVRAVLDDDADYIGPFRSRAAADSALTALHDSFRIRQCTPRLAVRSRTSPCALAEMGHCLSPCDGSADPDEYAAEVQRVRLAMTGDPEDLVSAVRTRMLDLARTERFEDAAVWRDRLAAFLRAVVRTQQLRELTSIPEIVAAGPHPQGWEVHVIRHGRLAGAGILPRGVRPVGWTDALLATAETVVAGFGPAPVATVEETETVRRWLDSPGLRMVRGAWQAPRESAARHLTPFEEANASWQQLQQPG
- the trpD gene encoding anthranilate phosphoribosyltransferase, encoding MTHTWPEVLTGLVARRDLDVSSTSWAMDEILSGNATAAQIAGFAMALRSKGETLAELQGLVDSMLQHATLLSVPGRVVDIVGTGGDMAKTVNISSMAAVVTAGAGIGVVKHGNRAASSASGTADVFEVLGVRLDVPASRIVEVLERTGITFCFAPVFHPSFRHTAPVRRELGVPTTFNFLGPLVNPAQPAASAIGCADVRMAPLMAGIFAERGADAFVFRGDDGLDEITTTTTTRVWEVFGGTVTEGLLDPRELGMSLSSADALRGGEPVYNADVFRRVVGGEVSPVRDAVLLNAGAAIAAHTGTAGALVDRIAAGIARARESIDSGAAARTLEQWSVVTQELAPPR
- a CDS encoding Lrp/AsnC family transcriptional regulator, producing MITAIVFIQAEVSRLSDIAEQIADIDGVSEVYSVTGELDLVAMVRVRQIDDVAAVVADRLNKVDGVVSTQTQIAYRAYSQHDLEDAFSIGL
- a CDS encoding C40 family peptidase, which encodes MHPPVDQRRSSRRRGIAVVAALTVSGALFAFPSAQADPAVTPKDVEKAFHEVEVVNEQVNALGEQTKKTQAEIDDLTADIRRQVRTYERQKQALGDAIVQQQIDAPLGPTASLLGSDNPDQFLEGLGAVQALNSTRADELATFGRTSKQLKNRRAQLQDRRQTLEAAQKDAAAKRATIRKKYQAAKAELDRLSAAQKKTVNKSNTDVDVKIKASGKGKQALAFAMAQIGEPYVYGGTGPSSWDCSGLVMKSWAAAGVSIPRVVGPQIASGQAVPMDQLQPGDIVAYGDMSHDGLYLGGGRVVHAPRPGKTVEITSLSGFTRAARVG
- a CDS encoding SRPBCC family protein; protein product: MDAHDQRDEEGLMARTTSDIVIDATPDSIMGVIADFGSYPVWATGVKTADVVVEGEPGRPKQVHFVLDATPIRDEYDLGYVWDGDRAVSWSLVEPGKMLTSMDGAYLLDPVGDAQTRVTYQLAVDVSVPLLGMLKRKAEKVIIDTALKGLKKQVETQ